A genomic window from Phycisphaerales bacterium includes:
- the lhgO gene encoding L-2-hydroxyglutarate oxidase, which produces MSGRLPIVVVGGGIVGLATAWTLLIRHPGLRVVVLEKEDGVARHQSGHNSGVIHSGVYYKPGSLKAINCRRGKRMLEEFCSREGIRFRTCGKVIVAIDESELPRLELIHERARANGSPCRLLAREELREVEPHAAGVRALHVLDTGIISYPAVCERLVELIHELGGEVRTGVSVEAIDERGDQATITTSAGELTARFVVTCAGLHSDRLARASGLEPRVRILPVRGEYYMLRSQARALCRGLIYPVPDPRFPFLGVHLTRTIDDHVECGPNAVLTLAREGYTGLDVSVEDLAEMMASGAVYRFIARHWRYGVGELWRSLSKRAFTCALRRLVPDLREDDLEPAPAGVRAQALAEDGSLVDDFLFVEGKRSLHVCNAPSPAATSSLSLGLTICEKVEDRLGVSKPLERAAV; this is translated from the coding sequence GTGAGCGGGCGGCTCCCCATCGTGGTCGTCGGGGGCGGCATCGTCGGCCTCGCCACGGCTTGGACGCTGCTGATTCGGCACCCCGGCCTCCGGGTCGTCGTGCTCGAGAAGGAAGACGGCGTCGCCCGCCACCAGAGCGGCCACAACTCCGGCGTCATCCACTCGGGCGTCTACTACAAGCCGGGCTCTCTCAAGGCCATCAACTGCCGGCGCGGCAAGCGGATGCTCGAGGAGTTCTGCAGCCGCGAGGGCATCCGCTTCCGCACCTGCGGCAAGGTGATCGTCGCGATTGATGAGTCGGAGCTGCCGCGCCTGGAGCTGATCCACGAGCGTGCCCGGGCCAATGGCTCGCCCTGCCGCTTGCTGGCTCGTGAGGAGCTCCGCGAGGTCGAGCCGCACGCGGCCGGCGTCCGGGCCCTGCACGTGCTGGACACCGGGATCATCAGCTACCCAGCAGTGTGCGAGCGGCTGGTCGAGCTTATCCACGAGCTCGGCGGCGAGGTCCGCACGGGCGTCTCGGTCGAAGCCATCGACGAGCGAGGCGATCAGGCCACCATCACCACGAGCGCCGGCGAGCTGACCGCCCGCTTCGTCGTCACCTGCGCCGGCCTGCACAGCGACCGCCTCGCCCGCGCCAGCGGCCTTGAACCACGGGTGCGCATCCTGCCCGTCCGCGGCGAGTACTACATGCTCCGCTCGCAGGCGCGTGCCCTCTGCCGCGGCCTCATCTACCCCGTGCCCGACCCGCGCTTCCCCTTCCTCGGCGTGCACCTGACGCGCACCATCGACGACCACGTGGAGTGCGGCCCCAACGCCGTGCTCACGCTTGCCCGCGAGGGCTACACCGGCCTGGACGTGAGCGTCGAGGACCTCGCGGAGATGATGGCCAGCGGGGCCGTGTACCGCTTCATCGCCCGCCACTGGCGTTACGGCGTCGGCGAGCTCTGGCGCTCCCTCTCCAAGCGGGCGTTCACCTGCGCCCTGCGTCGGCTCGTGCCCGACCTCCGCGAGGACGACCTCGAGCCCGCGCCCGCCGGCGTGCGCGCCCAGGCACTGGCAGAGGATGGCTCGCTGGTCGACGACTTCCTGTTCGTCGAGGGGAAGCGTTCACTGCACGTGTGTAACGCCCCCTCACCCGCGGCCACCTCATCGCTGAGCCTGGGGCTCACCATCTGCGAGAAGGTTGAGGATCGGCTGGGTGTATCGAAGCCGCTGGAGCGGGCGGCGGTTTGA
- a CDS encoding class I SAM-dependent methyltransferase, whose product MLTTAPLPTAQPTPEAFARTCAAATCRSCSLQGLRPVLDLGMMPLADRLVDPRGEEEEPRYPLEVAFCPSCSLVQILTTVAPEVVFDAEYPYYSSYSETLLRHSREHALELIDRQKLTKDSLVVELASNDGYLLKNFVEHGIPVLGIDPAPGPARAAERIGVPTINDFFTTALAEKLATRGTLADVVIGKNVLAHVADTNGFVAGIARILKPKGIAVVEMPYVRDLIDHNEFDTIYHEHLCYFSMTSAAKLFARHGLTLVRAQRLSIHGGSLRLTFQAGVAMPESVGTALDEEKQLGLLGHGYYADFADRARAVTQQLRSLIAERKAAGRRIAAYGAAAKGAVLLNFAGLDSSVIDFVVDRNPHKQGKLMPGVRVPILAPEALLERMPDDTLVLPWNIKTEIMAQQSVYHERGGRFIIPIPSPTVV is encoded by the coding sequence GTGCTGACCACTGCCCCGCTGCCGACTGCCCAGCCCACTCCCGAAGCCTTTGCCCGTACGTGCGCGGCGGCGACGTGCCGCTCGTGCTCGCTCCAGGGGCTGCGGCCCGTGCTCGACCTTGGGATGATGCCGCTCGCGGATCGGCTCGTTGACCCGCGCGGCGAGGAGGAAGAGCCGCGCTACCCGCTGGAGGTGGCGTTCTGCCCCTCTTGCTCGCTGGTGCAGATCCTGACGACGGTCGCGCCCGAGGTGGTGTTCGACGCGGAATACCCGTACTACTCGTCGTACTCAGAGACACTGCTGCGGCACTCGCGCGAGCACGCGCTGGAGCTGATCGACCGGCAGAAGCTGACGAAGGACAGCCTGGTCGTCGAGCTTGCCAGCAACGACGGGTACCTGCTGAAGAACTTCGTCGAGCACGGAATCCCGGTGCTGGGTATCGATCCTGCGCCCGGGCCCGCCCGCGCGGCCGAGAGGATCGGCGTGCCCACGATCAATGACTTCTTCACCACCGCTCTGGCGGAGAAGCTCGCGACCCGGGGCACGCTCGCAGATGTGGTCATCGGTAAGAACGTGCTGGCGCACGTGGCCGACACCAACGGGTTCGTCGCGGGCATCGCCCGCATCCTCAAGCCAAAGGGTATCGCGGTGGTAGAGATGCCCTACGTCCGCGATCTGATCGACCACAACGAGTTCGACACCATCTACCACGAGCACCTGTGCTACTTCTCGATGACCTCGGCCGCGAAGCTGTTCGCGCGTCATGGCCTCACGCTGGTGCGGGCGCAGCGGCTCTCGATCCACGGTGGGTCGCTGCGGCTGACGTTCCAGGCGGGCGTGGCGATGCCCGAGAGCGTGGGCACGGCTCTGGATGAGGAGAAGCAGCTTGGGCTGCTCGGGCACGGGTACTACGCGGACTTTGCCGACCGCGCCCGCGCGGTGACGCAGCAGCTTCGCAGCCTGATTGCGGAGCGCAAGGCCGCGGGGCGGCGGATTGCGGCGTACGGAGCCGCGGCCAAGGGGGCGGTGCTGCTCAACTTCGCAGGGCTGGACAGCTCGGTGATCGACTTTGTGGTGGACCGCAACCCGCACAAACAGGGCAAGCTGATGCCCGGCGTGCGGGTGCCGATCCTGGCCCCTGAGGCGCTGCTGGAGCGGATGCCGGATGACACGCTGGTGCTGCCGTGGAACATTAAGACCGAAATCATGGCCCAGCAGTCTGTTTATCACGAGCGGGGTGGCCGCTTCATCATCCCGATTCCTTCGCCCACGGTCGTCTGA
- a CDS encoding class I SAM-dependent methyltransferase: protein MPTAANRTPATLPAGVSLERTHKPELTCPNCESRGLTIFYRVESVPVHSCLLMPTREAALAYPRGQLALAWCDSCSFITNAAFDPRVHEYSVRYEETQGFSPTFRRFAEDLAKRMVTGFSLQGKTALEVGCGKGEFLAMLVEQGMASGVGLDPAYRPERLNSTAKDRLRFIQDFYCEKYTHLDADLICCRHTLEHIHQPAEFMRTIRRAAGDRFNTLMFFEVPDVVRELKEGAFWDLYYEHCSYFSPASLARVFDHANFLVHNVWLEFADQYLMLTGYPAAAKFQPTPPTGMQDPAEVCKLIEASTETFRESLTYWYSQVTTAAAKGERVVLWGSGSKAVSFLTTLALRDEVSAVVDINPHRQGTFIAGSGHAIVAPESIKEIRPSLVIVMNPIYTPEITAQIDSMGVKTKVVGLGT from the coding sequence ATGCCCACCGCCGCTAACCGCACGCCCGCCACGCTGCCCGCGGGCGTTTCCCTCGAGCGCACCCACAAGCCCGAGCTCACCTGCCCCAACTGTGAGTCGCGCGGGCTGACGATCTTCTACCGCGTCGAGAGCGTGCCGGTGCACAGCTGCCTGCTGATGCCCACGCGCGAGGCGGCCCTGGCATACCCACGCGGGCAGCTCGCCCTGGCGTGGTGCGACTCGTGCAGCTTCATCACCAACGCGGCGTTCGACCCCAGGGTGCACGAGTACTCGGTGCGGTACGAGGAGACACAGGGCTTCTCGCCGACGTTCCGCCGCTTCGCGGAGGACCTCGCCAAGCGGATGGTGACCGGGTTCAGCCTGCAGGGGAAGACGGCGCTCGAGGTTGGCTGCGGCAAGGGCGAGTTCCTGGCGATGCTGGTGGAGCAGGGCATGGCCTCGGGCGTGGGGCTGGACCCCGCGTACCGGCCCGAGCGGCTGAACTCGACCGCCAAGGACCGCCTGCGTTTCATCCAGGACTTCTACTGCGAAAAGTACACGCACCTTGACGCGGACCTGATCTGCTGCCGGCACACGCTGGAGCACATCCACCAGCCCGCTGAGTTCATGCGCACCATCCGGCGGGCGGCGGGGGACCGGTTCAACACGCTGATGTTCTTCGAGGTGCCCGACGTCGTGCGCGAGCTGAAGGAGGGCGCCTTCTGGGACCTGTACTACGAGCACTGCTCGTACTTCAGTCCTGCGTCGCTCGCCCGTGTGTTCGACCACGCTAACTTCCTCGTGCACAACGTGTGGCTGGAGTTCGCCGACCAGTACCTGATGCTGACCGGCTACCCCGCGGCCGCGAAGTTCCAGCCGACGCCTCCTACCGGCATGCAGGACCCGGCCGAGGTGTGCAAGCTCATCGAGGCCTCGACAGAGACGTTCCGCGAATCCCTGACCTACTGGTATTCGCAGGTGACGACGGCCGCCGCGAAGGGAGAGCGCGTGGTGCTGTGGGGCTCGGGGTCCAAGGCCGTGTCGTTCCTGACAACGCTGGCGCTGCGGGACGAGGTGAGCGCGGTGGTGGACATCAACCCGCACCGCCAGGGCACCTTTATTGCGGGGAGCGGGCATGCGATCGTCGCGCCAGAGTCGATCAAGGAGATTCGGCCAAGCCTCGTGATCGTGATGAACCCGATCTACACCCCGGAAATCACCGCCCAGATCGATAGCATGGGCGTGAAGACGAAGGTTGTTGGCCTGGGGACGTGA
- a CDS encoding NAD(P)-dependent oxidoreductase: MKVLVTGNLGYIGTVMVPMLLAAGHEVHGMDVDLYERCTFGPESGITQVPTTIKDIRDAEVADFVGFDAVIHLAGLSNDPLGDFRPELTFDINYRASVRLAALAREAGVRRFLFTSSCSNYGAGGSDMLDEDGALNPVTPYGKSKVMAEGEVRALADERFCPVILRPATAYGLSPRLRFDLVINNLVAWAHSTGKIHIKSDGSPWRPVVHIQDISRAFLAALEAPRGVVFNQAFNVGRTGENYQVRDLANIVGQVIPKAQVEFAQGASPDTRNYRVSFEKIARVLPEFQPRWTAKLGAEQLRDAYLDHGVTLEEFEGPRYQRIAHIKQLIREGVLNEDLRKVGAPVGAK, encoded by the coding sequence ATGAAGGTACTGGTGACGGGCAACCTGGGTTACATCGGCACGGTGATGGTCCCCATGCTCCTGGCCGCGGGGCATGAAGTGCACGGGATGGACGTCGATCTGTACGAGCGGTGCACGTTCGGGCCGGAGTCAGGCATCACCCAGGTGCCGACGACCATCAAGGACATCCGCGACGCGGAGGTGGCGGACTTTGTCGGCTTTGACGCGGTGATCCATCTTGCGGGGCTGTCCAACGACCCGCTGGGCGACTTCCGGCCCGAGCTGACCTTCGACATCAACTACCGCGCGTCGGTTCGGCTGGCGGCGCTGGCGAGAGAGGCGGGCGTTCGGAGGTTCCTGTTCACTTCCTCGTGCAGCAACTACGGGGCGGGCGGGAGCGACATGCTGGACGAGGACGGGGCCCTGAACCCTGTGACGCCGTACGGCAAGTCGAAAGTGATGGCCGAGGGCGAGGTGCGGGCGCTGGCGGACGAGCGCTTCTGCCCGGTGATCCTGCGGCCGGCCACGGCGTACGGGCTGTCGCCGCGTCTGCGGTTTGATCTCGTCATCAACAACCTGGTGGCGTGGGCGCACTCAACGGGCAAGATCCATATCAAGAGTGACGGCAGCCCGTGGCGGCCGGTGGTGCACATCCAGGACATCAGCCGCGCGTTCCTCGCGGCACTGGAGGCGCCGCGGGGCGTGGTGTTCAACCAGGCGTTCAACGTCGGGCGCACGGGCGAGAACTACCAGGTCCGGGACCTGGCCAACATCGTGGGTCAGGTGATCCCGAAGGCGCAGGTCGAGTTCGCGCAAGGGGCGAGCCCTGACACCCGCAACTACCGCGTCTCGTTCGAGAAGATCGCGCGGGTGCTGCCGGAGTTCCAGCCGCGCTGGACGGCGAAGCTGGGGGCGGAGCAGTTGCGGGACGCGTACCTCGACCACGGCGTGACGCTGGAGGAGTTCGAAGGGCCGCGGTACCAGCGGATCGCCCACATCAAGCAGCTCATCCGCGAGGGCGTGCTGAACGAGGACCTGCGGAAGGTCGGCGCGCCCGTCGGCGCCAAGTGA
- a CDS encoding glycosyltransferase — MLSQRRLHPDVSRCCNYELEDVVCAMDSVDMVAPQITRAGDIADRGLRKVSRVLPVAARLNPFPVTTLERDYDLFFASFQFMSDVLSLNAVRGWRKRCRTAVCVIDELWAGRVREVRGLMRLLDQFDHVFLGCRGSLEPFARASTAKASYMAPGVDAITFCPYPQPPERSIDVFNMGRRSPVTHAGLAEWSRRKGRWYIFDTVHLRTFQNHAEHRQALANSIKRTKFFIANQAKFNRGHETLGQAEVGFRFFEGTAGGAVLVGNPPETPHFEQLFGKDIMVAAPSETADLGRVLEDLERDPERLERMRRQGVRCALLRHDWLHRWKEVLKVAGLELLPAAIEREARLRQLSAFVEEAPQAEIEVRAGAALAGALSR; from the coding sequence ATGCTGTCGCAGCGGCGCCTGCACCCGGACGTCTCACGCTGCTGCAACTACGAGCTCGAGGACGTCGTCTGCGCCATGGACAGCGTCGACATGGTCGCGCCGCAGATCACCCGCGCCGGGGACATCGCCGACCGCGGCCTGCGGAAGGTCTCGCGTGTGCTGCCCGTCGCCGCACGCCTTAACCCATTCCCGGTCACCACTCTTGAGCGTGATTACGACCTGTTCTTCGCCAGCTTCCAGTTCATGAGCGACGTGCTGTCGCTCAACGCCGTGCGGGGGTGGCGGAAACGTTGCCGCACCGCGGTGTGCGTCATCGACGAGCTGTGGGCCGGGCGCGTCCGCGAGGTCCGCGGCCTCATGCGGCTGCTGGACCAGTTCGACCACGTGTTCCTGGGCTGCCGCGGCTCGCTGGAGCCCTTCGCCCGCGCGAGCACCGCCAAGGCCTCGTACATGGCCCCGGGCGTCGACGCGATCACCTTCTGCCCCTACCCGCAGCCGCCTGAGCGCAGCATCGACGTATTCAACATGGGGCGCCGCTCACCGGTCACCCACGCCGGGCTGGCGGAGTGGAGCCGCCGCAAGGGCCGCTGGTACATCTTCGACACCGTGCACCTCCGGACCTTCCAGAACCACGCCGAGCACCGCCAGGCGCTGGCGAACTCCATCAAGCGGACCAAGTTCTTCATCGCCAACCAGGCGAAGTTCAACCGCGGGCACGAGACGCTGGGCCAGGCAGAGGTCGGGTTCCGCTTCTTTGAGGGCACCGCAGGCGGCGCGGTGCTCGTGGGCAACCCGCCGGAAACGCCCCACTTCGAGCAGCTCTTCGGCAAGGACATCATGGTCGCGGCTCCGAGCGAAACGGCGGACCTGGGACGCGTGCTTGAGGACCTGGAGCGCGACCCCGAGCGGCTGGAGCGGATGCGCCGGCAGGGCGTCCGCTGCGCCCTGCTGCGGCACGACTGGCTGCACCGGTGGAAGGAAGTGCTCAAGGTCGCCGGGCTGGAGCTGCTGCCCGCCGCGATCGAGCGCGAGGCCCGCCTCCGGCAGCTGAGCGCGTTCGTGGAGGAGGCGCCCCAGGCGGAGATCGAGGTGCGCGCCGGCGCGGCCCTCGCAGGTGCGCTCTCAAGGTGA
- a CDS encoding ATP-dependent 6-phosphofructokinase, translating to MSLSTTCPNVRRIGVLTGGGDCPGLNAVIRAVAKDALNCGVEVVGIEDGFLGLIENRVRPLTDTDLSGILTMGGTILGSNNKSNPEKHAVGRNTDGSLIYKNVMDECLNTIKQHKVQALVVIGGDGTMTGAAKFAKRGLPVVGVPKTIDNDIMGTEITFGFQTAVSTAAMALDQVRTTADSHHRAMVVEVMGRNAGWIALHAGVASGSDVILIPEVPFTLESVFEKVRQRSSMGKRSSLLCVSEGAKLVGGRQIVARVVDTSPDPIRLGGIGKYLADQIEDQTGVESRYVVLGHTQRGGTPVAADRVLSTLLGHHAMTLLREGKAGRMVAVQKGQLTDIDLEEPAGKQRLVQAETEALVSAARSVGASFGD from the coding sequence ATGTCACTCTCCACCACGTGCCCCAATGTCCGGCGGATCGGTGTGCTCACTGGCGGCGGGGACTGCCCCGGCCTCAACGCCGTCATCCGCGCCGTCGCCAAGGACGCCCTCAACTGCGGCGTCGAGGTTGTGGGCATCGAGGACGGGTTCCTCGGCCTCATTGAGAACCGGGTGCGACCGCTCACCGACACCGACCTGTCGGGCATCCTCACCATGGGCGGGACGATCCTGGGCAGCAACAACAAGAGCAACCCCGAAAAGCACGCGGTGGGCCGCAACACTGACGGCTCCCTCATTTACAAGAACGTGATGGACGAGTGTCTGAACACCATCAAGCAGCACAAGGTGCAGGCCCTTGTCGTCATCGGCGGCGACGGCACCATGACCGGCGCCGCCAAGTTCGCCAAGCGCGGCCTGCCCGTCGTCGGCGTGCCCAAGACCATCGACAACGACATCATGGGAACCGAGATCACCTTCGGCTTCCAGACCGCCGTGTCAACCGCGGCCATGGCCCTCGACCAGGTCCGCACCACCGCCGACAGCCACCACCGCGCCATGGTGGTCGAGGTCATGGGCCGCAACGCGGGCTGGATCGCCCTGCACGCGGGCGTGGCCTCGGGCTCGGACGTGATCCTGATCCCCGAGGTCCCCTTCACGCTGGAGAGCGTGTTTGAGAAGGTGCGGCAGCGGAGCAGCATGGGCAAGCGCTCGAGCCTCTTGTGCGTGAGCGAGGGGGCCAAGCTGGTGGGCGGGCGGCAGATCGTGGCCCGCGTGGTGGATACCAGCCCCGACCCCATCCGCCTGGGAGGCATCGGCAAGTACCTCGCCGACCAGATCGAGGACCAGACCGGCGTCGAGAGCCGCTACGTCGTGCTCGGCCACACTCAGCGCGGCGGCACGCCGGTGGCCGCGGACCGTGTGCTCAGCACGCTGCTGGGCCACCACGCCATGACGCTGCTGCGCGAGGGCAAGGCGGGGCGGATGGTGGCCGTGCAGAAGGGGCAGCTGACCGACATCGACCTCGAAGAACCTGCGGGCAAGCAGCGGCTGGTGCAGGCCGAGACCGAGGCTCTGGTATCGGCGGCCCGGAGCGTGGGTGCGAGCTTCGGCGACTGA
- the rfbF gene encoding glucose-1-phosphate cytidylyltransferase, which translates to MDTRVLILAGGVGSRLSEETVARPKPMVEIGGKPILWHIMMHYSHYGFREFGIALGYKGHLIKEYFQSMCTLHGDITVRTATAKVTRNTNHIPDWVVDLVETGEHTNTGGRIKRLRHLINNKTFMLTWGDGVSDVNLKQLLAFHRSHGKLATVTAVRPTARFGHLQFDGDKVCEFSEKPQTAEGWINGAYFVLEPEVMDYIDGDDTQWEKGPMERLSRDGQLMAYKHTSFWSCMDTLRDKVRLNEQWESGEAPWKVWR; encoded by the coding sequence GTGGACACGAGAGTACTCATCCTTGCCGGAGGGGTCGGTAGCCGCCTCTCCGAAGAAACCGTCGCGCGCCCCAAGCCGATGGTTGAGATCGGCGGCAAGCCGATCCTCTGGCACATCATGATGCACTACTCGCACTACGGCTTCCGCGAGTTCGGCATCGCCCTGGGCTACAAGGGCCACCTGATCAAAGAGTACTTCCAGAGCATGTGCACCCTGCACGGCGATATCACCGTCAGAACCGCCACCGCCAAGGTCACCCGCAACACCAACCACATCCCCGACTGGGTCGTCGATCTGGTCGAGACCGGCGAGCACACAAACACGGGCGGGCGCATCAAGCGGCTGCGGCACCTGATCAACAACAAGACCTTCATGCTGACGTGGGGCGACGGCGTCTCCGACGTCAACCTCAAGCAACTGCTCGCGTTCCACCGCTCGCACGGCAAGCTGGCCACGGTCACGGCGGTGCGGCCCACCGCCCGCTTCGGCCACCTGCAGTTCGACGGCGACAAGGTGTGCGAGTTCAGCGAGAAGCCGCAGACCGCCGAGGGCTGGATCAACGGGGCGTACTTCGTGCTCGAGCCTGAGGTGATGGACTACATCGACGGCGACGACACCCAGTGGGAGAAGGGGCCCATGGAGCGGCTGTCGCGAGACGGGCAGCTCATGGCGTACAAGCACACCTCGTTCTGGTCGTGCATGGACACGCTGCGGGACAAGGTGCGGCTCAATGAGCAGTGGGAGAGCGGCGAGGCACCCTGGAAGGTCTGGCGCTAA